A single window of Periophthalmus magnuspinnatus isolate fPerMag1 chromosome 22, fPerMag1.2.pri, whole genome shotgun sequence DNA harbors:
- the eif4eb gene encoding eukaryotic translation initiation factor 4eb: MATAEPENNPSPLPNDEDGGEESGQEMVSPEAYMKHPLQNRWSLWFFKNDKSKTWQANLRLISKFDTVEDFWALYNHIQLSSNLMSGCDYSLFKDGIEPMWEDERNKRGGRWLITLTKQQRRLDLDRFWLETLLCLVGEAFDDYSDEVCGAVVNVRTKGDKIAVWTSDFENREAVTHIGRVYKERLGLPMKVTIGYQSHADTATKSGSTTKNKFVV, encoded by the exons ATGGCGACCGCCGAACCG GAAAACAACCCAAGTCCACTCCCGAATGatgaagatggaggagaggagagtggacAGGAGATGGTGAGCCCAGAGGCCTACATGAAGCACCCCCTCCAGAACAG ATGGTCTCTCTGGTTCTTTAAGAATGACAAAAGCAAAACATGGCAAGCCAACCTACGACTCATCTCCAAATTTGACACCGTTGAAGATTTCTGGGC CCTTTACAACCACATCCAGCTGTCAAGTAACCTGATGTCAGGCTGTGATTACTCCCTCTTTAAG GACGGCATTGAGCCCATGTGGGAGGACGAGAGGAACAAGCGAGGGGGGCGCTGGCTCATCACCCTCACCAAACAGCAGCGGAGATTAGACCTGGACCGCTTCTGGCTTGAAACT CTGCTCTGTTTAGTGGGAGAGGCCTTTGATGACTACAGCGACGAAGTTTGTGGCGCTGTGGTGAATGTTCGCACAAAGGGAGATAAAATTGCTGTGTGGACATCAGACTTTGAGAATCGGGAAGCTGTCACACATATAGG GAGAGTTTACAAGGAGCGTCTGGGGCTGCCTATGAAGGTGACCATTGGGTACCAGTCTCACGCCGATACAGCCACCAAGAGCGGCTCCACCACCAAGAACAAATTTGTCGTTTGA